In Camelus dromedarius isolate mCamDro1 chromosome 28, mCamDro1.pat, whole genome shotgun sequence, a genomic segment contains:
- the LOC105106554 gene encoding olfactory receptor 4C3D-like, whose product MDLLTPPNNVTEFLLLGLTQNPHLQKILFIVFLLIFLFTLLASLLVGITVSLSPTLSAPVYFFLTYLSLIDTIYTSATTPKVIIDLLYQRKTISWGGCMTQLFVVHFLGGSEIIILVVMAYDRYVAICKPLHYTTIMRLWLCQLLVVVAWTGGILHATVQVLLTVDLPFCGPNVIDHFMCDFFSLLKLACSDTYKLGIVVAANSGGMCLLIFFMLLISYIVILSSLKSRGAEGRRKALSTCGSHFTVVMLYFVPCILTYTCPVETYPVDLLMSVFFIILTPVLNPIIYTVRNTEVKNAMRSLLKRRVT is encoded by the coding sequence ATGgacctcctcacccctcccaacAATGTAACTGAATTTCTTCTCTTGGGACTCACACAGAATCCACACTTgcaaaaaatacttttcattgtctttttgctcattttcctATTCACCCTGCTGGCCAGTCTGCTCGTGGGCATCACCGTCTCCCTCAGCCCCACACTTTCAGCTCCCGTGTACTTCTTCCTCACTTACTTGTCCTTAATCGACACCATATATACATCTGCCACCACCCCAAAAGTGATCATTGACCTGCTTTACCAGAGGAAAACCATCTCCTGGGGTGGCTGCATGACTCAGCTCTTTGTGGTACACTTCCTGGGAGGATCAGAGATCATCATCCTGGTTgtcatggcctatgaccgctatgtggccatctgcaagcctctGCACTACACAACCATCATGCGCCTTTGGCTCTGCCAGCTCCTGGTGGTGGTGGCCTGGACTGGGGGGATCCTACATGCCACTGTGCAGGTTCTTCTCACTGTTGACTTGCCCTTCTGTGGTCCCAATGTCATTGACCACTTCATGTGTGACTTTTTCTCACTGTTAAAACTGGCCTGCAGTGACACTTACAAGCTTGGCATTGTGGTGGCTGCTAACAGTGGGGGCATgtgcttactgatttttttcatgctaCTTATCTCCTACATAGTCATCCTGAGCTCCCTGAAATCCCGTGGCGCTGAAGGACGGCGTAAAGCTCTGTCTACATGTGGCTCTCACTTCACAGTAGTGATGCTCTATTTTGTCCCTTGTATACTCACCTACACATGTCCTGTGGAGACTTACCCTGTGGACCTGTTGATGAGTGTGTTCTTTATAATCCTCACTCCCGTGTTAAATCCTATCATTTACACAGTGAGAAACACAgaggtgaaaaatgccatgaggaGTTTGTTGAAGAGGAGAGTAACTTAG